One part of the Raphanus sativus cultivar WK10039 chromosome 7, ASM80110v3, whole genome shotgun sequence genome encodes these proteins:
- the LOC130498106 gene encoding uncharacterized protein LOC130498106: MYEGTGDRENHIAQYKQRMLAVAIPQDAREANMWKGFGSTSTGPALQWYINLPTKSIKSFAALSDKFVEEFASSRNLEKNSDDPYEVLQHRNEPLRTYIARFNKEKVAIPECNADTTISAFKRGLLPEGDLYKELIKYKCRTMEDVLSRAWAQVRWEEDVASRAKACPKYDQKSSKPTRNDCDEPSHPKPAMETNNPSRGRYQHRPLLRSEGMMVSMWPDISHFKISKPELIGVLRQMGPQVKWPPKMKAVEANRNPKRWCEFHNDHGHTTEDCIALKMEVAELLKKGYLREFLSDMAKNLLNKEGPGLPIEAAPALPPQQDRVIHVISGGSEVSGISSSAAKRSTHNARNGQEGEGPKRLLLGTDEISFTAREQEKVLSPHHDALVISLTIANCLVKRILVDNGSSSNIIFHSAFANLGLEPTALTRNVNPLAGFSGEVKQTMGEVLLPVYAEGINQATKFLVVDCPSSYNVILGRPWIHDMGAVPSTLHQLVKFPTPGALRGSREIKKILGPPIRPP, encoded by the coding sequence atgtatgaaggTACGGGGGATCGTGAAAATCATATCGCCCAGTACAAGCAACGTatgctagcagtagcaatcccTCAGGATGCACGGGAAGCTAACATGTGGAAAGGATTCGGATCAACCTCGACTGGCCCTGCTCTCCAGTGGTACATCAATCTTCCTACCAAATCCATCAagtcctttgcagcccttagcgacAAGTTCGTAGAGGAATTTGCTAGTAGTCGTAACCTAGAGAAGAACTCAGACGACCCCTATGaagtcctccagcataggaacgaACCCCTTCGCACCTACATAGCACGCTTCAACAAAGAGAAGGTGGCTATCCCtgagtgcaacgctgatacgACTATCTCAGCTTTCAAGCGGGGCCTACTCCCGGAAGGAGATCTAtacaaggagctgatcaagTACAAGTGCAGGACTATGGAGGACGTATtgtctcgtgcttgggctcaagtaaggtgggaagaagatgttgctaGTAGGGCCAAAGCATGTCCAAAGTACGATCAGAAGTCCTCAAAGCCAACTAGGAATGACTGTGACGAACCCTCTCATCCCAAGCCTGCTATGGAGACTAATAATCCGAGCAGGGGCAGGTACCAACATCGACCCCTTCTTAGATCCGAGGGGATGATGGTATCCATGTGGCCCGATATCTCTCATTTTAAGATATCCAAACCGGAATTGATCGGTGTCCTACGACAAATGGGTCCTCAAGTCAAGTGGCCTCCCAAGATGAAGGCCGTAGAGGCTAATCGAAACCCCAAGCGGTGGTGCGAATTTCATAATGATCATGGTCATACTACGGAGGATTGCATAGCCCTGAAGATGGAAGTCgccgagctcctcaagaaaggcTACCTAAGGGAGTTCCTCTCGGATATGGCTAAGAATCTTCTAAATAAGGAAGGTCCCGGTCTCCCTATCGAAGCTGCTCCCGCATTGCCACCACAGCAAGATcgggtgatccatgtcatctcaggcGGATCGGAGGTAAGCGGAATCAGCAGTTCCGctgccaagagaagtactcACAACGCCAGGAACGGTCAAGAGGGCGAGGGTCCTAAGCGCCTACTCCTCGGAACTGACGAGATCAGCTTCACTGCAAGAGAGCAGGAGAAGGTCCTTTCTCCTCACCACGACGCCCTggtcatttcacttaccatagcaaactgcttggtcaagcgaatactaGTAGACAATGGGAGCTCTAGCAACATAATCTTCCATTCGGCCTTCGCCAACCTAGGGTTGGAACCTACAGCTTTAACCAGAAATGTGAATCCCCTTGCAGGCTTCAGTGGAGAAGTCAAGCAAACCATGGGAGAGGTGCTTCTCCCCGTGTATGCCGAGGGGATAAACCAAGCCACGAAGTTCCTAGTCGTCGACTGCCCTTCATCATACAACGTGATAttgggaaggccttggatccacgacatgggagccgtaccttcaACTTTGCATCAGCTGGTCAAGTTCCCAACCCCTGGGGCATTAAGGGGGTCAAGGGAGATCAAGAAAATTCTAGGTCCTCCTATCAGACCACCCTAA